One Leopardus geoffroyi isolate Oge1 chromosome C1, O.geoffroyi_Oge1_pat1.0, whole genome shotgun sequence DNA segment encodes these proteins:
- the LMO4 gene encoding LIM domain transcription factor LMO4 isoform X1 encodes MVNPGSSSQPPPVTAGSLSWKRCAGCGGKIADRFLLYAMDSYWHSRCLKCSCCQAQLGDIGTSCYTKSGMILCRNDYIRLFGNSGACSACGQSIPASELVMRAQGNVYHLKCFTCSTCRNRLVPGDRFHYINGSLFCEHDRPTALINGHLNSLQSNPLLPDQKLLQ; translated from the exons ATGGTGAATCCGGGCAGCAGCTCACAGCCGCCCCCGGTGACGGCCGGCTCCCTCTCCTGGAAGCGGTGCGCAGGCTGCGGGGGCAAGATTGCGGACCGCTTTCTGCTCTATGCCATGGACAGCTACTGGCACAGCCGGTGCCTCAAGTGCTCCTGCTGCCAGGCGCAGCTGGGCGACATCGGCACGTCCTGTTACACCAAGAGCGGCATGATCCTTTGCAGAAATGACTACATTAG GTTATTTGGGAACAGTGGTGCCTGCAGCGCATGCGGACAGTCGATTCCTGCCAGCGAGCTCGTCATGAGGGCCCAAGGCAATGTGTATCATCTTAAG TGTTTTACATGCTCTACCTGCCGGAATCGCCTGGTCCCGGGAGATCGGTTTCACTACATCAATGGCAGTTTATTTTGTGAACATGATAGACCTACAGCTCTCATCAATGGCCATTTGAATTCACTTCAGAGCAATCCACTACTGCCCGACCAGAAG
- the LMO4 gene encoding LIM domain transcription factor LMO4 isoform X2, whose protein sequence is MVNPGSSSQPPPVTAGSLSWKRCAGCGGKIADRFLLYAMDSYWHSRCLKCSCCQAQLGDIGTSCYTKSGMILCRNDYIRLFGNSGACSACGQSIPASELVMRAQGNVYHLKCFTCSTCRNRLVPGDRFHYINGSLFCEHDRPTALINGHLNSLQSNPLLPDQKVC, encoded by the exons ATGGTGAATCCGGGCAGCAGCTCACAGCCGCCCCCGGTGACGGCCGGCTCCCTCTCCTGGAAGCGGTGCGCAGGCTGCGGGGGCAAGATTGCGGACCGCTTTCTGCTCTATGCCATGGACAGCTACTGGCACAGCCGGTGCCTCAAGTGCTCCTGCTGCCAGGCGCAGCTGGGCGACATCGGCACGTCCTGTTACACCAAGAGCGGCATGATCCTTTGCAGAAATGACTACATTAG GTTATTTGGGAACAGTGGTGCCTGCAGCGCATGCGGACAGTCGATTCCTGCCAGCGAGCTCGTCATGAGGGCCCAAGGCAATGTGTATCATCTTAAG TGTTTTACATGCTCTACCTGCCGGAATCGCCTGGTCCCGGGAGATCGGTTTCACTACATCAATGGCAGTTTATTTTGTGAACATGATAGACCTACAGCTCTCATCAATGGCCATTTGAATTCACTTCAGAGCAATCCACTACTGCCCGACCAGAAG